TTTTAATTGATCAGCATtaatttatcagttttcttattgttacatttatttaactGGTAGATTGACTgttgtcaaataaaattatgatatttatcTGTGTGGATTGTAACTTAAGATGTGCCaaaaattttcccctttcttttaattttacagttgGTCACCAGGTGTCTCGGCAAGCtcttaataaacaatgaaagttATTCTTAAACTTACTCATAATTACCTGTTTTAAATATCTTActttttaggttttttcttttccttgatttaCACAACTTTCTAAGTATGCAAGCTCAGTaattttcatgtaattaaaTGTTTGTCACCATACACTCCTATGATGGGATACAACTTTAATCCAGCACTAAACAAACTGACATTGCTTAAGTAATGAGTATATATGTTATCACACTTATTTTGTTCTTCTAATTGTTACCAATCATTATCAATGTTTTACACAGGTTGCAGAACTGGAAACACTTGGTGGTCATGCACTGATGTTATGTGCTTATGATGGTGTTTGTTACCAAGGTTCAGCACGGATTGGTGACAgccttttaaaaacaaacatcatgGAAACATCTGCAAGTAGATTACACTGTGAGTACTGACTGTAGATATGCATTACCGTATTTACCCTTGTATAATgcgcacttttttttccataaaaacaagcatcaaaatcgcggtgcgtattatacacggattctattgtttgtcaagcacgtcctaatttgcatacgttaaaaacgcaacaaagaaagtaaaagtgCACGGATCGATGGCCTGGGGAGGAGAAAGAGCTTGCTTGTTTACAACTCATTTGAAGCTCACATGACAGATACTGTGAACACTTCCTTCAAACGCGAACTTCCCTTTTCCAGTCGCTCGATATATCTTTGAACAAACCATTTAGAGATGGAGTCCGAAAGGAGTGGATGGCTGATGCAATTCACGAACTTACTGGACGACAAAAAAAGGCTTCGGAGGAACTGATCTGTTCGTATATTTCACAAGCGTAGGAAGGCATTCCATCAGAAATGATCGCTGCCTCTCTCTGAAGTGTGGGATCACAAACAATTCGAATGGATCACAAGATGAATTGGTTTACAATTCAACTGAGATCACTGATGAACTTGAGGATTCAGTCATCGAAAACCTATTCGCATCGGACTGTGAGTCGGTTTAAAGACActgaacattttacttaaatCACGCAATTGCAATGCAGTAATAATATTCAAGCTACCAGCAGTACTGTGAGTAGAAATAATGTTTATGAACGGctgttatgataataattcaacTTGTGAATTTAGGTATATTAGTAAGGACTTCAAGTTACAAcatttataaaacgtttgacTGTTACTGAATAGAAAAGCTTGTAAATAGGTGCTCGGTGCGTTCGATATTTGTAGTAGCAACTAGttagaaattgttgtaaacatatTATTGATGAATTTCCAGCTCTTgttaattaagtgaaaaaatggaagttttaattcttggtatttgtcatgaaattttttttttcggaaaaaagaggtcaaaaattagggtgcgtattatacacaggcgcgcattatacacgggtaaatacggtaattAGCACTTTACTCTTGATATATACTTTCAGAAGCTCATTCTAATTTTACTTGTAATGTTGAaatctttctgcaaatttttgCGCTTGAGAATTTGTGAATTGGATCCATACAtgagttgatgaaaaaaataaaaacaattagtAAAACCAATTACCTGTTGATTCCAATTTACATTTCATTCCTGCACTCAAAACATAAACAGAACCTCAAAAAAGGTTATCAAGAGCAGTAGTCCCGGTACTCAATTTCTGTTACTCTAAGTGTATATCTATGTTCTTAAATATCAATATAATCTCaatatattaaaacaataaatgaatCTCAATGAAATTCACTACATTGATGCTTAGATCAACAGCTTATTACACCAAGCATTTCGTTTCTTAAGAACTTAGAAAAGAAAGCATTATATTTCCAGTGAAAATAGGTCCTTATTTTATAGGTAATTCCCTGGTGGAAAAGCAAGACGTGTCAGTAAAACATCTACAAGAAGTGTTCAACTTCAAATACAGTACGCGTTTTTAAAGCATATATTTGCCTTTATCCATGCACGTGCGGATTAAGGTCTTCGAAGATCTAGGTGATGTTCCTccaaattattgaaaaatatctttcttttctctttctacTGAAATGGCCGCATTAAGTTTCAGTTGACCCATGATTGAAAACTACATCTCCATAAACTACTATTTGAAGCATTTAAGAGGTCAATAGCTGTTTTACACTCAGCTTCTGCCTTTTCTTGTGATTTGTTGCAATACGAAAAAAAGTCAGTCTTCTTTCccaatataaattttatttctgctttTAATGTATTGATGTGGTAATTCCCTCTATCTATGGCTATGATTTCTGTATAAGTGTCATATTCAACGCAACAAGGAGTGACTTTTAGCTTcgttttttttccagtcaatTTCTGTCTTTGTCTTTTGTAGGTGAACTTGTCGGAAACAGAGGAAGTAAAATGCCTTACGCTAAGATACAGCAATTGGGAATTTTACTTAATAACCTTCCCTTGGATTTAAAGAAAGAGATTGGTGTTATTCCGCGTAACCGTCTCTTTACGGAAGCGGCCAGCGCCGAAAGCTGTGGCTCGCCCGTCATGACTGGAGCTTTGGTATTTCTTTGCCTGTACCCTCCATGGATAGTTGCACGACCCCTTCAGCCACCACTCACACATCAACTTCTCCTACGTCCACTCCTTCCCTTATTAATTCGTCGACCTCCTGTTAATAAGTACTCCCAGTTTAAGTTAAAAACCACTGCTATTCACAACCGTAACAATACCAACTCACAACGAACTAACTACTAATATAACTTACAAAACACCTCAGTcgaaaagatgaaatttacacAACATACCATACATTATTCCTTCACTTTGACACAACCTCATCACACACAAGTTCTTTAAGTGTTTATCAGTCATCTGCAACCAGAGCCACAGTGATTGTTGACCACTGTACTTCCCGCGCATCCATTGTTCTTGGTACTCCTTCCTAATCTCAACGCAGCACTTCCCTTGCTGCTGGTTTTATCGTTTCCAAAGGTGAGCAAgttttttatctctgacttTGTAAAGTTCAGTGTTAAGCGTGTTTACCACTCAAAGTGACGGGCTTATTGCGTGCGAAAAGGAATTAGGAATTTCCATGAAACAAAGTGATCACGCTGGAATGAAAGACTAGTGTACTATTTGGTCTCCTAAGTATTTAACACCAACGTTATTTACTTTGTAACCCTTTTTACGCAGATACTAATTTGGAATGCTGTTACCAAGCACGGCCTGAAAAATATGTGTGGTTTTTGTTCTTCCACCAAGAACACACATTCATGGGCGCACAGTGAATCCGGGAAACTTTGTGGTTGAATGGTGCACTCTATGACGGAGAATCGATTTTTGTCGGTGGTTTTATGAATGGCCTTTAGAGCCGGCAACCTATTTTCACTCGACTTACTGAAGTTTACTTCTTCAGGCAGACCTCCCTGTGAAGGCGCCATAACCTTTTGGAACTGTGCACAATAAATTGTAACGTGGTTTTGGcaaataaatttcttaatttttattttttgtttgtgtgtttgtttgcttttttatgtttatttggttaatttcttggcaataaaaggaaaaagcacTGTCCATCGAGCATCGCATATCCGATGTTTATCGCATAGTTTCCTAACAAGTTTGACGATAAGTTTTCACGCACTCTAAACTGAACTTGCGGGAAACGTACAAACGGGGGGAATTAACTCGGCAGAGACCACTCGTCTAatgagaacggaaactcgtcacgatttcctggcacACAGCGATCTACTTCGAGTGAACTTGTACGGACGTCAAGAAAGAGATAGCGTTTGGTTCCACAGTATACTTTTATTCGTAGAGCGCTCTAACATACACCATGCTAGAGTAGAAGCTAAAGTAGTAATCATAAAAGCTGcacaaggtacttgcttaagaactaactgATGAGAGGTGCTATTGAACCAATTTTTTCCGAGAGACCATTAACACTTGTATTTACCTAACAGAAACCAGTAATAAATAACAGAAGTGCCGACGTGCAGGTGCACAATGAAAGCAAGTAACAAGCAAATCTATTGGTCAATTGTCTTGTCAATGCTAGTACTTTACATATCAATCAGTGACTCTAGTATCGTAGTCCATCATCCCCTTATGAACTGGTCtgaaaagtttccatttttagGCTTTCTATCGTATCATGGAACAACACTAAAAGtgtctttttcttgaaaagaataAGGGAGAAACAGTCCcttctattcattttctttgaattgtggCTACTTTGGTGTTATGAAACCAATTAAGACACGAAACGAAGATCGTATGGCCCGGATTTCTTTGGTCTTTAGCAGTTTCAATGGGTAAAACCTCGAAAActgtgggtgtgtgtgtgtgtgtgtgtgtgttagCCTTCCCAGGAGGATACACGTAGTATATTTGATTTACAGCGTAACACATCAAGAACTGATCCCTGTTATCACTTGTTTCCTATTGGCATGCACCACATTTGTTCTGAGCTTCGAGTGTTTACGAAGATTTCACCACCTTTCAGAGAATTAAAGACAATTTGCAGCAGACGTGAATTTAGCCAAACCAGAGTTCCCAAGCAATGAAAACTCGGTAACATTGTTATGGTTTTCATGGGATAACGACATTGGATCCCACTTGGACTTATTTTGGTGATATTGGCGGATTTCCACATCTGTtttatgattttcatgggaGATTGCGGTTGGTCCGCAGTCAGACCCATTTTGGCAATATTGGTTAGTTTCCAGATTTTTCCTATGATTTCCATGGGAAATCGACTTTTAATCGCACTTGTACTCATTTTGGCGACTTGCCCAGTTTCCAGAACTGTCCTATGATTTCCAAGGGATATTGTTGTTGCTCCTCACTAAGACCCATTTTAGTGATATTGGCGAGTTTCCACATCTGTCCTAAGATTTTGATGAGATGTTCACCTTGAGTCGCACTTGGACCCATTTTGGCGATATTAGCCAGTTTACATAACTTTCTCGTCATTTTTATGGGATATTGGCTTTAATCCACACTTGGACTCTCTTTGGCGATATTGGCGAATTTCCTCACCTTCATATGATTGTCATGAGATATCGCTGCCGATCCTCACTGAGACCTATTTTAGCGATATTGGCGAGTTTACACATCTGTTCTATGGTTTTGATGAGATATTGAGTCGCACTTGGACCCATTTTGGCAATTTGAACCGGTTTCCACAACTTGGCTATGAGTTTCACAGAATATCGATATTGACCTGCACTTATACCCATTTCGGCGATATTAGCGAATTTTGCCATCTTTTCTCTGATTTTTATCGAATATTGACGTTCATCCGCACTTAGATCCATTTTGACGTCATTGGcgaattttcaacttttgtcTTATGACTTTAATGGGAGATTGCCGTTGGTCCGCACTTAGACCCATTTCGGAAAAATTTGGTCAGTTTCCAGATTTTTCTTATGATTTCAATGATATCGACATTGACTCGCACTTGGACTCATCTTGGCGATACTGCCAGTTTCCAGAACTCTGTTATGATTTTCATGGGATATTGCTGTTGATCAGCACTAAGACCCATTGGCGATATTGGCGAGTTTCCGCATCTGTCTTGTGATTTTCATGGGAGATTGCTGTTGGTCCGCACATACGCTCATTTTGGAAATATTAGtcagtttccaaatttttcctATGATTTCCATGGGATATCGACATTGAATCGCACTTGGACTCATTTTGGCGATACTGGTCATTTTCCATAACTCTTCTATGATTTTCATGGGATATTGCTGTTGATCAGCGCCTAGACCCATTTTAGTGATATTGGCCAGTTTCCACATCTGTCTGATATTTTCATGGGACATTGACATTAAGTCGCAGTTGGACTCATGTTGGCGATATTGGCCAGTTTACATAACTTTCTTGACATTTTTAGGGGATATTGGCATTAACCCACACTTGGACTCATTTTAGCGAAATTGGCAAATTTTCTCACCTTCATATTATTTTCTTGTCGACACGCATTAATTTGGAACCATTTTAGCGATATTACGGTcagttttctaaattttttccatgatttCCACGGGAAATCGACGTTGACTCGCTCTTGGACTCATTTTAGCGATATTGGCCAGTTTCCAGAACTCTCATATGATTTCATGGGATATTGCTGTTGATCTGCACTTAAACCCATTTTGGCAATATTGGCGAGTTTCCACATCTGTCTCATGATTTTCATGAGATATTGACATTGAGTGGCACCCGGCTCTATTTTGGCGATATTTGCCATTTTCCGAAACTTACCTATGATTTTCTAAGAATATCGACATTGACCTGCAGTTATACCAATTTTCGCGATATTTggtcagtttgaaaattttccattgatTTCCATGGCATATCGACATTGACTTGCATTTGGAtccattttaaagaaatattggcATATTGCAACTTTACCATAATATTCATGGGATATTTGGAAACATCGATTTTAGCGATATTGGCTAAGTTCTGCGACTTTCCTGTGTCTTCTGTGGGAAATTGCCATAGACTGCACTTGTATCCATTTAGGCGAAATTAGCCAGTTTGCACGACTTTCTTACGATTCTCACGGGAAGTTGCCATTGATTCGCACCTTAACCCATTTTGGCGATTTCAGCCAATCTCTTCGACTTTCCAATGATTTTCATGGGATCTTAGCATTGACCCGCAATTGATCCCATTTTTGGGATTTTGGTCAATCCCTGCGACTTTCTTATCATTTTCGTGAGGTGTCAACATTGACCCGCACTTGCACCCATTTTGGCGATATTTTCCAGTTTCCACAACTTGCTTATAACGATTTTGACTCCCACTTGGACCCATTTAGGCGAAAGTAGCCAGTTTCCGCGACTTCCTTACGATTCTCATGGGAAGTTGACACTGATTCGCACCCTAAttcattttggtgatttcagcCAATCTCTTCGACTTTCTAATGATTTTCATGGGATCTCAGCATTGACCCTCAATTGGAcccatttttgtgattttggtcAATCCCTGCGACTTTCTTATCATTTTCATGAGATTTCAACATTGACCCGCACTTGCACCCATTTTGGCGATATTTGCCAGTTTCCACAACTTGCTTATAACGATTTTGACTCCCACCTGGACCCATTTAGGCGAAAGTAGCCAGTTTCCACGACTTTCTTACGATTCTCATGGGAAGTTGACACTGATTCGCACCCTAActcattttggtgatttcagcCAATCTCTTCGACTTTCTAATGATTTTCATGGGATCTTAGCATTGACCCTCAATTGGAACCATCTTTGTGATTTTGGTCAATCCATGCGACTTTCTTATCATTTTCACGAGATATTGTCAACATTGACCCGCACTTGCACCCATTTTGGCGATATTTGCCAGTTTCCACAACTTGCTTATAACGATTTTGACTCCCATTTGGACccattttagcgatattgccCAGTTTCTACAAGTTTCTCACGATCTTTGTGGGATATCGACACTGACTTGCAATTGGACCCATTTTGGCCATTAAGGCCAGTTTCCACAACTTTCTTATGGTATTTATGGGACACTTGGACCCATTTTGCCGACATTGGCCAATTCCTCGACTTCCTCGTCGCTCTTATGGGATATTGCTCTTGACCCACACTCACACTCTCACTCATTTTAGCAAAATTGCGAACCTTAGATGTTCTTGACTCATGTAATAATGcactaaataattttaataaaggtCGCCATTGCCATGCGTTAAAATACTTGTCCCGCGAACAAAGACACTTAGGCCAAAATGCTGAAACTTAATCAGGCTTCAAACGtcacaacaaaatgaccagGTAAGGATGCGTCAAGGAGCCTAAGTCGATAAAACAAGATTGAATTAATTCGTGAAGGAGAGCTGTTATTTTTCGTGTAAAGTGACTAACTAGTTGACActgagcttaatttttttttagctgattGGTAATACTTGTTCGTAGTTTTACATTCTTGAgtgaaagaggaaaaggaacagGCAGTTGAAACGACTCAAGTTACAATCAAGATATTTCTGTGTTTAAATCTGAACTATCTGAATCAGATTCACTGTCACTTCCGTATTCAGCATTGAGAACGGAACGCAGGTCCTCAAAGACTTCATTTTGGCCAAGCTGTTGAACCACGTCAGCTTCATCAGTGTTGTAATCGTCCTCCATCTGAACCTCCTCATCGGCATCATCACAATCTACTTCGGGGAAAATTCCAAGGTCAAACTGAGCTTCACATTCCTCATGGCTACCAGCATTAGAAAAGAGACCGTGGAGATGACCTGTGAATACGGAAAGCTCATTCATTTAGTGCTGGCAATGGAGAGTAATGCGCGAACTCGCTCCGTATCTTTCTGTGCCATCAGTTCCTTTGACCAAGTGTCCAATACCTTCAACTTTCCCTCGAAATGACTGAACATCCGAGCCATTTCTTCTTTGGTGCTGGCTATTTCATCTAAGCATCTTTTGCGTGTGTGAAACAAATCAACGAGTTGCCTCTTTAAACAATAGGGAACAGCAGACTGCGGTTGGGTGTCATCGTTTAGTACACGCCACAGTGGACTGTCGATGCTTAGCGCGTCTTCAACCGCAATTGTGGAGGGGTATTTACAACCCACCGTGTCAACGTTTTGTCTTGTGTACTCCTTGACCAGCTGTTTAATGGCTCCAGTTGCCTTTGAAATTTTCGCACAAAGCCGTTTTGCAATGGCTTGTCCATCTAAAGAATTAACACGACATGAGTCAAAATGATACCGTAGAAAGCCTAGGTTATAATCATTTCAATACGATGTGTTGGTTAGCTGTAATCGGGCTTCTTATCGACGACAGTTAGCACTGGAACATATCAATGCAATACCTGCATATTTCTTCATCAGTTGTAAGAGAAACCACCTTTCTGAGCACTTGACATGCATGGATAATAGCAAGTCTTCTCGACGCTTGTCTTGCAAATCGCGGAGGTATGCAATATACATGCTACTGTCAGGAGACCATCGGGGTTGGCCGCCCTCAAGGTTCTTTAGCTGTTGATCCAACCTATTACCAGCATAAAGGAAAACAGTGGAGAAACccaaaatttggttgaaattaTTGGTTTGGATTTGCATTGCTTTGAAGTGCGATTGGCAATCAAAACTTGCCCTGAGAACCCAGTAAAATACCAATAACGACTTCCACGTTTAATGACATGGAATTTTCCATAACTCTGATTGCCCGACTCCTGATTGTCTGTTTACTTGTATGATAAGCTATTTCTAGATTTTGTGGCTGGTAATGagttctttgctttgttttggcgGACCTCATTTGAAAATCGTTTTAATATCCTTACGTAAAGATCATTTAGTTCCCAGATTAGGGGAATAAATTACAGGATCCAAAATATGGTTTCATACCTGTCAAGCTGATCGGTCAGTACTTTCCAAGTTTCAGATGCCGGGGAACATTTTTGCAGGTTTGTTCTGTTAATGAACAGTTTGAAAATTCAGAAGACAAGCATCAGAGAAAGTCAGGAGAAATGACAGAAAGTGATGAACCAAAAGTGACAcatttactgtaaaaatttgggGTAAACATTGTATGAAAACCAGATCCCCATGCTACTTCATACCTTACACAGAAAAACTGCCTCAACTTGTCCGGGTAATCATCTGGTGATGAACCTTCAAGTAGGAAACGTAAAATCATAAACGAACTTGTAACTGTTTAAGTAACTTGCGTGTACCTATCTGAACTTCAGTTGTGGTACTCTAATTTCCTCTTAAGCacttcaaaacatttatcaCTCTGTAATCAAAAGGGGGGCAAAGTACAATGGAAATCATTCATTTGTCATGATTATTATTGGTCGTTAAAGGTGAACCATTCCAAATAAGTTCCCCTCAATGAATAGGCGAAATTTGTACGTACTGGGTCTTCCTGTACTGGCCGCTTTGTTAGCCGTAGATTTCTCAATCATGCTCCACTCTGAGACGCTGGATACGTCCACCTTAATACCTTGGTAATAGTAAAATGGGGCTGTATCATCATCTAGACATACCTATGTATCTATCAAAGTTACATTCATcgaagtttcattttctagtATCCCGCAATACCCAAATACCAATTCgctaatgaaaggaaaagaat
This region of Pocillopora verrucosa isolate sample1 chromosome 3, ASM3666991v2, whole genome shotgun sequence genomic DNA includes:
- the LOC131783437 gene encoding uncharacterized protein, yielding MEQCNQFQAGSNLRSKNKSTKLDERAHFGGGCKDEVPLKFFSLKRGEEIGDAVYLLKWIKNHVQDKAINIRFFYDIACVLDTHLRNRHQETLLENVTLAIPAFHCYGHKVSCQVNYSGRRLEGFGMSDCEVMERLWSYLRPTAKITKEMTPAHRVDTLTDFLMHYAKKSISDLGERLRDHLKKAVETEKETEEQLNLLLEKLNKTGIKVDVSSVSEWSMIEKSTANKAASTGRPSSSPDDYPDKLRQFFCVRTNLQKCSPASETWKVLTDQLDRLDQQLKNLEGGQPRWSPDSSMYIAYLRDLQDKRREDLLLSMHVKCSERWFLLQLMKKYADGQAIAKRLCAKISKATGAIKQLVKEYTRQNVDTVGCKYPSTIAVEDALSIDSPLWRVLNDDTQPQSAVPYCLKRQLVDLFHTRKRCLDEIASTKEEMARMFSHFEGKLKVLDTWSKELMAQKDTERVRALLSIASTK